The DNA segment AAAAACCCTTTAGGAGATCCATTTATAAGAATGGAGAATTTTACGGTAGATATGCAAAATTTCATCCATCTATTCCATTTTTGCCCAAAACCCATTAGTTCTAACATTCTGAGTAGGAAGCTCCAATTTACATGATCATAGGCCTTCTCAATATCTAATTTGCATAAGATTCCAGGTTCcttcttttttattcttgaatCCACAGCTTCGTTGGCAATCAACACTGCATCTATTATTTGTCTTCCTTTGATGAAAGCCATTTGTTGAGCATCGACAATTTTCCCTACCACCCTCTTAAGTCTTTCGGTTAAGACTTTTGAGAGCAATTTGTAGAAGCTCCCTATCAGACTGATCGGTCTGAAATCTCTCAATTCTTTCGCACCTGTCTTCTTTGGAATCAAAGCTATATATGTTGCATTGAAGCTTTTCTCAAACATCTCCTGAGAATGGAAGTTGTTGAGGGCCGCCATGATGTCTTCCTTCAAAATGTCCCAGCACTTTCTGAAAAAACCCATTGTGTATCCATCCGGACCTGGGGCCTTGTCACTTGCACACATCTTCAGATAGGTCAAAACTTCTTGTTCCTCAAAGTTACTCTGTAAAAGCTCCCTTTCTGATTCAGAAATTCTTGAGCTATTTTTCGAAATTGACCGTTGGTCTCCACTCTTCAGGCTCTTTGTATAACTCCTTGTAGAATTCAGTTATCTCAATCTCTATTCTGTCTGGATCCTCGACTACTTCATGTCAAATCATTAGTTGATCAATGTTGTTGTTTCTCTTATGTGCATTTGCAGTGCGATGGAAAAATTTTGTATTCCTGTCCCCTTCTTTGAGCCACAAAGCTCTTGATTTTTGTCTCCATACAGTTTCTTCATTCTTGAGTTGTTCCTCAATCTCCATTAGAGTAGCTGTTTTCCTCACTGATTCCTCCTCTGTCAGCGCTCTTAGTTGTTGTGTTGTCTCAAAACCTGCTAGTTGACTTCGCAATTTTGTTTTTGCATTTCCAAATTACCTTCATAAACTCTGCTCCATTCTTTTAGCTTGCCCTTGAGAGCTTTTAACTTGCAAGCTAAAATGTAATCTGGTCTTCCTGAGAATTCAAAAGATGTTCACCAGTCTTTAATTCTGTCATCAAAACCTTCCACATTCAGCCATCAATTTTCAAACTTAAAGTATGATTTAGCTTGTTCCCACGCACCACAGTATAGAGCCACAGGTGAATGGTCCGAAATCAACCTTTGTTGGATAGTTTGCTTGATGTTTCTGAAGCTTTCATCCCATTCTTCTGAAATCTATCAATTCTTGAAGCGGCTGTATGATTGTCCCCTTTGAACCAAGTATAGT comes from the Nicotiana sylvestris chromosome 4, ASM39365v2, whole genome shotgun sequence genome and includes:
- the LOC138890298 gene encoding uncharacterized protein, which translates into the protein MVEFSDFIEDMELIDLRLEGGYYTWFKGDNHTAASRIDRFQKNGMKASETSSKLSNKGRPDYILACKLKALKGKLKEWSRVYEGFETTQQLRALTEEESVRKTATLMEIEEQLKNEETVWRQKSRALWLKEGDRNTKFFHRTANAHKRNNNIDQLMI